Proteins encoded within one genomic window of Manis pentadactyla isolate mManPen7 chromosome 4, mManPen7.hap1, whole genome shotgun sequence:
- the LOC118909387 gene encoding BCL2/adenovirus E1B 19 kDa protein-interacting protein 3-like: protein MSQSGIPGLQEENLQGSWVELHFSHGSNGSGVPASVSLYNGDLEKTLRDTQHESGRSSSKSSHRDSPPRSQTPRDNNRASEPDSHSVREKNSIQSEEDYLERRKEVERILKKNSDWIWEWSSRPENVPPKEFLFRHPRRATALSMRNMGVMKKGGIFSAEFLKVFLPSLLLSHLLAIGLGIYIARRLTTATSTF from the coding sequence ATGTCGCAGAGCGGGATCCCCGGACTGCAGGAGGAGAACCTGCAGGGCTCTTGGGTCGAGCTGCACTTCAGCCATGGCTCAAACGGGAGTGGCGTCCCTGCCTCGGTCTCTCTCTATAATGGTGACCTGGAGAAAACACTGCGGGACACCCAGCATGAATCTGGACGGAGCAGCTCCAAGAGCTCTCACCGTGACAGCCCGCCTCGCTCACAGACCCCACGGGATAATAACAGAGCTTCAGAGCCAGATTCCCACAGCGTCAGGGAGAAGAACAGCATCCAGTCCGAGGAAGACTACttggagaggaggaaggaggtggAGAGGATCCTGAAGAAGAACTCGGACTGGATCTGGGAATGGTCGAGCCGGCCGGAAAATGTGCCCCCCAAGGAGTTCCTCTTCAGACACCCTAGGCGCGCCACCGCCCTGAGCATGAGGAACATGGGCGTCATGAAGAAGGGCGGCATCTTCTCGGCTGAGTTCCTGAAGGTGTTCCTCCCGTCCCTGCTGCTCTCCCACCTCCTGGCCATTGGACTGGGGATCTATATTGCAAGGCGCCTGACCACCGCCACCAGTACCTTCTGA